GGGCGGCGCGGAGCCCTGCCAGCTTGGACAGGCGCTTTTCCATCATGGGGACCGCGGTGCCTTCCAGGTCCTCCGTGATGTGGCCCCACTCGTCGTGCTCGTCGCTGTCGGCGCCCACCAGGTGCTCGCTCTGGCCCGGGTAGAGGCGGGGGGAGACCCCGCCCTCGGTGAGGCGGTAGCGCCGGTACTCCTCGATCTCGCCGGGGTCGGCCAGGTGGAGCTCGGGCTCCGAGCGGCCGAGCTCGAAGTCCTCCACCGAGAAGAGGGACTCGGCCAGGAACTGGTCGGTGAGGAGCACCACCGGCACCTGGAAGCGGTCGGCGAGATCGAAGGCCCGCACCGTCTGGTGGAAGGCGTCCACCGGGTCCGAGGGCGCCAGGACCGCCTTGGGGAACTCCCCGTGGCCGGCGTGGACCGCGAACAGCAGGTCCCCCTGGGCCGTCCGGGTGGGTAGCCCCGTGGCGGGTCCCGGACGCTGGGCCAGCACGATCACCACCGGGGTCTCGGTCATCCCGGCCAGGCTCACCCCCTCCCCCATGAGGGCGAAGCCCCCGCCCGAGGTGGCGGTGAGGGAGCGGGCCCCGGCGTAGGACGCCCCCACCGCCATGTTGATGGCCGCGAGCTCGTCCTCGGCCTGCTCCACGAAGACCCCCAGGCGCTCCTGCTCCTTGGCCAGGAAGGTGATGATGCTGGTGGACGGGCTCATGGGATAGGCGCTCAGGAAGCGGCACCCGGCGCGCACCGCGCCCAGGGCCACGGCCCTGTGTCCGTCCGCCAGGTAGTAGCGGCCCTCGGCGCCCCCGAGCTTCCAGGGACAGCGCTCGCCACAGCGTTCCGTGGCCTCCCGGTAGCCCGCCTCGGCGGCCTTGCGGTTGGCCTCACTCACCTCCTCACCCTTCTCCCGGAAGCGCCGCTCCAGGACCCGGTAGAGGACCTCCCGGTCCATGCCCAGGGCGGCCACCAGGGCACCCACCGCCACGGAGTTCGCGTAGAGCTTCTTTCCCGCCGCCTCCTGCGCGAGCTCGGCGAAGGGAATGGCCACCGCTCCCTCGGCCTCCCCCTCCCCTTCCGGAGAGAGCAGCAGGCCCCCGTCCCCGAGCAGCGGCCGGTACTGCTGCGCGGCCCCGGGGTTGAGGGCGAGGAGCAGGTCGGCCCGCTCCAGCGCCGCGTTGCGGGGGACCTCCCCGATCCGCAGGGCGAAGCGGCTGTGGCCCCCCCGGATTCGGGACTCGTATTCCTGCCAGGCGAAGACCGCGTACCCGTGGGCGCTCACGGTCTGCGCCAGCACCTCCCCGACTACCTGGATGCCCTCGCCGGCCGCACCGGCGATCACCACGCTGAGGTCGTCCACCCCCACCTCCCTTCGCCGCCTACTGCGAGGTCTCGATCGGCACTTGGCGGGCCTTGCGGCGCTCGGTCTCGGACATCTCGAGTCCCTCCTTCTCGTCGTGGCTCGGCGTCGAGCCGTGGTGCCAGGAGGACGCCCGGGGGGACGCGGTGCGCGTCTGTGCTCCCGGGGCGCCCGACTTCCGGGCGGCCGCCACTCCAGGGCCGCCACTCCAGGGGATCGTACCGGCGCTGGCGGATGCGGCAAGGGCTCGCCCGAGGGATTTGGCCCATCGAGGGGATTTCTTATCCGACCGTCCCAGACCGGGGGCGAAGGCAACCTCGGTTCCCAGGGCGAGGCGGGACCCCCTTCTCGGAGGGCGGGTCGGTCTGAGAGGCTGTGAACCAACCCCCTCCCCACACCCCCACGCTGCCCTCACTCCCAACCCAGCTCCCGGTAGGCGCAGAGCGTGCCGTTCACCCCGGTGATGGGGTCGGAGACCGGCGAGCACAGGTAGGCGCCGGTGAGGTTCACGTCAACCGTGCTGCGCCAGGCCTGGAGGTCGGCGTCCTCCAGGAAACGGGCCGGCCCCACGGTCTCCTCCTCTCTCCCGCCCGCAACCCGTGGGACCATCGTTGGCGAGAAACGCACCGGGGTCAAACCCTCGCCCGGGCGTCCGACCGGATCGGGTAGAACCTTTACCCGTTCGGTCCATTCTCGGCCCGGACAGCGGCGAAAGCCCATTTCAGATCGCTGTGGCCGGTACTGCCTCCTTGCGTCACCGACGCCGTCTGCTATGCAAGGAGCGGGGGATGGCAGGCCCCAGGCGCCCTGGCCGGGAGCGCGGCGACCCCCGAGGAGGAGTGAAGCTCATGGCACAGATCGTCGAACGGATGC
This genomic stretch from Thermodesulfobacteriota bacterium harbors:
- a CDS encoding 2-oxoacid:acceptor oxidoreductase subunit alpha, producing MDDLSVVIAGAAGEGIQVVGEVLAQTVSAHGYAVFAWQEYESRIRGGHSRFALRIGEVPRNAALERADLLLALNPGAAQQYRPLLGDGGLLLSPEGEGEAEGAVAIPFAELAQEAAGKKLYANSVAVGALVAALGMDREVLYRVLERRFREKGEEVSEANRKAAEAGYREATERCGERCPWKLGGAEGRYYLADGHRAVALGAVRAGCRFLSAYPMSPSTSIITFLAKEQERLGVFVEQAEDELAAINMAVGASYAGARSLTATSGGGFALMGEGVSLAGMTETPVVIVLAQRPGPATGLPTRTAQGDLLFAVHAGHGEFPKAVLAPSDPVDAFHQTVRAFDLADRFQVPVVLLTDQFLAESLFSVEDFELGRSEPELHLADPGEIEEYRRYRLTEGGVSPRLYPGQSEHLVGADSDEHDEWGHITEDLEGTAVPMMEKRLSKLAGLRAALRPPEADGVEEAEHVLVGWGSSRGAVREAVELLRAEGVAAGSLHFTDLWPLPEYRFPEGKRYWAVEGNATGQLARLLRSEYAVVFQGRVGRCDGLPLTAETIRRQIDV